The following are encoded together in the Serratia sp. UGAL515B_01 genome:
- a CDS encoding AzlD domain-containing protein, whose amino-acid sequence MIWLTIVLMGAIVFFNRYCFLAPKLPVRLSPRIRTLLSFSVPAVLTAICGPIIAFSADEWRPVAENPYLFGALFAIVLAFFLRNMLAVVVLSMLMFILMRVVL is encoded by the coding sequence ATGATCTGGTTGACCATTGTGCTAATGGGAGCGATCGTCTTTTTCAACCGCTACTGTTTTCTGGCACCCAAGCTGCCAGTGCGTTTGTCACCACGGATTAGAACTCTGCTGAGTTTCTCAGTGCCGGCGGTATTGACCGCTATCTGTGGGCCAATTATTGCATTTAGTGCCGATGAGTGGCGCCCTGTTGCCGAAAACCCTTACCTATTTGGAGCGCTATTTGCCATCGTCCTGGCTTTTTTCCTGCGCAATATGCTGGCGGTCGTCGTGCTAAGCATGTTGATGTTTATCCTGATGCGCGTCGTATTGTAA
- the ompC gene encoding porin OmpC translates to MKRNLLAVIIPALLMTQAGQAAEIYNKDGNKLDFYGRLKALHYFSDNDGNDGDKTYARIGFKGATQISDTLTGYGQWEYQIAANHTESDGTRDTRTRLGFAGLKMKDLGSFDYGRNYGIIYDVGAWTDMLPEFGDDTFIKTDNFMTGRATGVATYRNNDFFGMVDGLKFALQYQGKNEYEGRSVSRANGDGFGLSSSYQLIDGVSVTAAYASSNRTKAQKESTFGQGDKAEVWATGIKYDANNVYLATTFAETRNLTAISGKAAINNVPTSVSGFANKTQNVEVVAQYLFDFGLTPSLAYVQSKAKDIENVGDADLVKYFDIGAYYLFNKNMSAYVDYKINRLGDDNKLGLNNDNVVAVALTYQF, encoded by the coding sequence ATGAAACGTAATCTTCTTGCCGTTATTATTCCGGCGCTTTTAATGACCCAGGCTGGGCAGGCAGCAGAAATCTACAATAAAGACGGTAATAAGCTTGATTTTTATGGTCGCTTAAAAGCACTACATTATTTTTCTGATAATGATGGTAACGATGGCGATAAAACTTATGCACGTATCGGTTTCAAAGGGGCAACCCAGATCAGTGATACACTCACTGGCTATGGCCAGTGGGAATATCAAATCGCCGCAAACCATACAGAATCGGACGGCACTAGAGACACCAGAACCCGTCTTGGTTTTGCTGGTTTAAAAATGAAAGATTTAGGTTCATTCGATTACGGACGCAACTACGGTATCATTTATGATGTCGGTGCATGGACAGATATGTTGCCAGAATTTGGTGATGACACCTTCATCAAAACCGACAATTTCATGACAGGCCGTGCGACCGGTGTAGCGACCTACCGTAACAACGATTTCTTCGGTATGGTTGATGGCCTGAAGTTCGCCTTACAGTACCAGGGTAAAAATGAATACGAGGGCCGCTCAGTCAGCAGAGCCAACGGTGATGGTTTTGGTCTGTCTTCCAGCTACCAACTCATCGATGGAGTCAGTGTTACGGCAGCTTATGCGTCTTCTAACCGCACCAAAGCACAGAAAGAAAGTACTTTTGGCCAAGGTGACAAAGCTGAAGTATGGGCAACGGGTATCAAATACGATGCCAACAATGTCTATCTTGCCACCACGTTTGCAGAAACTCGCAACCTGACAGCAATTTCAGGTAAAGCCGCTATTAATAATGTCCCTACTTCCGTAAGCGGTTTCGCTAATAAAACCCAAAACGTGGAAGTAGTTGCTCAATATCTGTTCGATTTTGGCCTAACACCTTCATTAGCTTACGTTCAGTCTAAAGCCAAAGATATTGAAAACGTTGGTGATGCAGACCTGGTTAAATACTTTGATATCGGTGCTTATTACTTATTCAACAAGAATATGTCAGCCTATGTCGATTATAAGATCAATCGTCTGGGCGACGACAACAAACTAGGTCTAAATAACGATAACGTTGTTGCCGTCGCCTTGACCTATCAGTTCTGA
- a CDS encoding metalloregulator ArsR/SmtB family transcription factor, producing the protein MSKINVENGEYAARSVSERLLTLLKTHGPQQASEAGKILGTTGEAARQQFVKLAKEGLVEAKAETRGVGRPVQLWQLTPAGHAHFPDAHAELTTQLLRTVRDKLGEQAIDVLIDCREQETLINYKQAMIGAADLRERVSRLAAIRCSEGYMAEWSELKNGEFLLVENHCPICSAATVCQGFCRSELRVFTEVLQARVERLEHALAGSRRCTFRILMA; encoded by the coding sequence ATGTCAAAAATTAACGTGGAAAATGGAGAGTACGCAGCACGCTCGGTGAGTGAACGGCTGCTGACGCTATTAAAAACCCACGGTCCTCAGCAAGCCTCTGAAGCCGGAAAAATCCTTGGCACCACAGGGGAGGCGGCCCGTCAGCAATTCGTTAAACTGGCAAAGGAAGGCTTAGTGGAAGCCAAAGCCGAGACGCGTGGTGTGGGTCGCCCGGTACAACTTTGGCAATTGACCCCTGCCGGTCACGCTCACTTTCCAGATGCACATGCCGAATTAACAACGCAGCTGCTACGTACGGTACGCGACAAGCTGGGTGAGCAAGCGATAGATGTGCTGATTGACTGCCGCGAACAAGAAACTCTCATCAACTATAAGCAAGCGATGATAGGTGCAGCCGATCTGCGTGAGCGCGTCTCTCGTCTGGCGGCCATTCGTTGCAGTGAAGGGTATATGGCAGAATGGAGTGAGCTGAAAAATGGCGAATTTCTCCTGGTAGAGAACCACTGCCCAATCTGTTCCGCTGCGACCGTCTGCCAAGGATTTTGCCGCTCTGAACTGCGCGTATTTACTGAAGTGTTACAAGCGCGGGTAGAGCGTCTTGAACATGCTTTAGCGGGTTCCCGCCGCTGTACATTCCGTATTTTAATGGCGTAA
- the dinG gene encoding ATP-dependent DNA helicase DinG, whose protein sequence is MALSSAVKDQIGQWYKALQQQIPDFISRAPQRQMIAEVAKTLAGDYPRHLAIEAPTGVGKTLSYLIPGIAVGRAESKPLVVSTANVALQDQIYSKDLPLLQKITPDLKFTGAFGRGRYVCPRNLAAMSTDVAEQGDLMLYLDEEELAPSSGEEQALCQKLSKALSRYEWDGLRDHYQQSIDDPLWAKLSTDKANCLGRNCYYIRECPFYIARKEIETADVVVANHALVMAALESESVLPNPKDLLLVLDEGHHLPEVARDALEIDGEITALWTSLQLDMIARQVEHCMTQYRPKSPPGLANSERLKNHCEELRELSQAFEQQASAYLPPDSSNAEYRFEMGELPTEMVEVCARLFKLTDALRGLAEFILNDLTEQTGKHDIVRLHRSIIQMNRTQGYLEAMSKLWRLAAMDKSSNAPISKWVARELRDNVTHLYLHCVGIRVSDQLEKMLWKKVPHVVITSATLRSLNSFSRLQEMSGLSEKAGDRFETLTSPFNHVEQGKIVIPNMCFEPAITNEAEHLEEMARFFRGEHASGKHKGMLILFSSHRAMQTFLSYVTDLRLMLLVQGDQPRYRLVEEHRKRVAKGTASVLVGLQSFAEGLDLKGELLTQVHIHKIAFPPIDSPVILTEGEWLKSLKRHPFEVQSLPSASFNLIQQVGRLIRSNECHGEIVIYDRRLLTKSYGSRLLAALPVFPIERRSVPEADKAHKAALKSAAAATKKEKKGKNPFARHRVR, encoded by the coding sequence ATGGCGCTCTCCTCCGCAGTTAAAGATCAAATTGGCCAGTGGTACAAAGCCCTGCAACAGCAAATACCGGATTTTATTTCCCGAGCTCCCCAGCGGCAGATGATTGCTGAGGTAGCTAAAACGCTCGCCGGAGATTACCCGCGTCATTTGGCAATCGAGGCACCCACTGGCGTGGGCAAAACCCTCTCCTATCTTATCCCTGGGATTGCTGTGGGGCGAGCAGAGAGCAAACCACTGGTTGTCAGTACCGCCAACGTAGCACTCCAAGATCAGATCTACAGTAAAGATTTACCGTTGCTGCAAAAGATTACCCCCGACCTGAAATTCACTGGTGCGTTTGGCCGTGGGCGTTATGTTTGCCCGCGTAATCTGGCGGCAATGAGTACCGATGTGGCTGAGCAGGGCGACTTGATGCTGTATCTGGATGAAGAAGAGCTTGCTCCTTCTAGCGGTGAGGAGCAGGCGTTATGCCAAAAACTTTCGAAAGCGCTCAGTCGTTACGAATGGGATGGCTTACGCGATCACTATCAGCAATCGATCGACGATCCTCTCTGGGCCAAGCTGAGTACCGACAAGGCTAACTGCCTGGGGCGAAATTGCTATTATATTCGTGAATGTCCGTTTTATATCGCACGTAAAGAAATTGAAACTGCTGACGTGGTGGTGGCTAATCATGCGTTAGTGATGGCGGCGTTAGAGAGCGAATCGGTTTTGCCAAACCCGAAAGACCTGTTGCTGGTTCTGGATGAGGGCCACCATCTACCGGAAGTGGCGCGGGACGCGTTGGAAATTGACGGTGAGATCACCGCGTTGTGGACCAGCCTGCAGCTCGATATGATCGCGCGTCAGGTGGAGCACTGCATGACCCAGTATCGGCCAAAGAGCCCGCCGGGCCTGGCGAACAGCGAACGGTTGAAAAACCACTGTGAAGAATTACGTGAACTGAGCCAGGCTTTTGAGCAGCAGGCCAGTGCCTACCTGCCGCCGGATAGCAGCAATGCTGAATATCGCTTCGAAATGGGTGAACTGCCAACGGAAATGGTAGAGGTTTGCGCGCGCCTGTTCAAACTGACGGATGCCTTGCGCGGCCTGGCCGAATTCATCCTTAACGATCTCACTGAACAAACCGGCAAACACGATATTGTGCGGCTGCACCGCAGCATTATTCAGATGAACCGCACACAGGGATATTTGGAGGCAATGAGCAAGTTATGGCGGTTGGCGGCGATGGATAAATCATCCAATGCGCCGATCTCCAAGTGGGTAGCGCGTGAATTGCGCGATAATGTTACTCACCTGTATTTGCACTGTGTAGGCATCCGCGTTAGCGATCAGCTGGAAAAAATGCTGTGGAAAAAAGTGCCGCACGTGGTGATCACTTCTGCCACACTGCGTTCGCTGAACAGTTTTTCGCGTTTGCAGGAAATGAGTGGTCTGAGTGAAAAGGCAGGCGATCGTTTTGAAACGCTGACCTCGCCGTTTAATCATGTTGAGCAAGGGAAAATCGTTATTCCTAACATGTGTTTTGAGCCAGCGATAACCAATGAGGCTGAGCATCTGGAGGAAATGGCACGTTTTTTCCGTGGCGAACACGCTAGTGGTAAGCATAAAGGGATGTTGATCCTATTCAGTAGCCACCGCGCGATGCAGACTTTTCTCAGCTATGTGACCGATCTACGCCTGATGCTTTTGGTGCAGGGCGATCAGCCACGTTATCGCTTGGTGGAGGAGCACCGTAAACGTGTGGCGAAAGGAACAGCCAGCGTTTTGGTAGGGTTACAGTCGTTTGCTGAAGGGCTGGATCTGAAAGGAGAACTATTGACTCAGGTACATATTCACAAAATCGCTTTCCCGCCCATTGATAGCCCGGTGATCCTCACTGAAGGCGAATGGCTGAAGTCGCTTAAACGCCACCCGTTTGAAGTGCAGAGCCTACCGAGTGCTTCGTTTAATCTGATCCAACAGGTTGGCCGTCTGATCCGCAGTAACGAGTGCCACGGTGAGATTGTGATTTACGATAGGCGCTTGTTGACTAAAAGCTATGGCTCACGGCTGTTGGCCGCATTGCCGGTATTCCCAATCGAACGTAGGAGTGTTCCTGAAGCGGATAAAGCCCATAAAGCAGCGTTAAAATCTGCTGCTGCGGCCACCAAGAAAGAGAAAAAAGGCAAAAATCCTTTTGCTCGCCACCGCGTCCGTTAG
- a CDS encoding nuclear transport factor 2 family protein: protein METSETLMARFSQLYNSLDNAILDSLHEVYHCQVQFIDPVGEHRGLKALDGYFRQLLTNVDYCHFFITDCQYDANQAVVCWQMKYAHPRLQRGRELMLEGISRLRFADQRIIYQRDYYDLGAMLYEHIPLLQQIILGIKRRMR, encoded by the coding sequence ATGGAAACGTCTGAAACGTTGATGGCGCGTTTTTCACAGCTTTATAACTCTCTTGATAACGCCATACTGGATTCATTGCATGAGGTTTATCACTGCCAAGTTCAGTTTATTGACCCAGTAGGAGAACATCGAGGCTTAAAAGCCCTAGATGGTTATTTTCGCCAGTTACTCACCAACGTCGATTACTGCCATTTTTTCATAACCGATTGTCAATATGATGCAAATCAGGCGGTGGTTTGTTGGCAAATGAAGTATGCCCACCCGCGCCTGCAACGAGGACGTGAACTCATGCTTGAAGGTATCAGCCGGTTACGTTTTGCCGACCAGAGGATTATCTATCAACGCGACTATTACGACCTTGGTGCCATGCTTTACGAGCACATCCCGTTACTTCAACAAATAATCTTGGGCATAAAGCGGAGGATGCGATAA
- a CDS encoding fimbrial protein, with product MSYAPADFQTCRLHATVNTKTLFLYGHNTAVPFFITLKNGKPDLFKTANETFLGEEDKELVGKLVVSNDTKGVAIALFDGSGKEVNLNQPTAATVLVKGNNKLEFSAYLQGRSSAIKERKIVEGEFDATVSFQVNYR from the coding sequence GTGAGCTATGCTCCTGCCGACTTTCAGACTTGCCGCCTACATGCTACGGTAAATACCAAAACGTTATTCCTATATGGGCATAACACCGCCGTTCCGTTTTTCATTACCCTAAAAAACGGTAAGCCAGATCTATTCAAAACGGCAAATGAGACCTTTTTGGGTGAAGAAGACAAAGAATTAGTCGGTAAACTGGTGGTGAGTAATGACACCAAAGGTGTCGCTATTGCGCTATTCGATGGCTCAGGGAAAGAAGTGAATTTAAACCAGCCTACCGCCGCCACCGTTCTGGTTAAAGGAAACAATAAACTGGAATTCAGTGCTTATCTTCAAGGGCGCTCCTCCGCAATAAAAGAGCGGAAAATAGTCGAAGGGGAATTCGATGCAACGGTGAGCTTCCAAGTCAATTATCGCTAA
- a CDS encoding AzlC family ABC transporter permease gives MTYQSTLEEASMLRLRPALQGAMAILPLCLAVLPWGILAGSMAIDSGLTAAEGLGMSAIVFAGASQLVAMGMIKSGAGLLAILVSTFFVTAQHFLYGLRLRECIAPLPLRWRILLAFLLTDELFALTGDHSPARFNRWYALGAGLAFYLCWFLATLLGILAASSVSDLDSYGLDFSIAATFIAIVVPLVRNLPVLACVLTALVLSIGLHHYQVPGALIVTTMVAMLVGLLCSRRKE, from the coding sequence TTGACTTACCAATCAACACTTGAGGAAGCGTCAATGCTGCGCTTGCGCCCAGCCTTGCAAGGTGCGATGGCGATCTTGCCACTGTGCCTGGCAGTATTACCTTGGGGCATTCTAGCGGGGTCAATGGCAATTGATAGTGGCCTGACGGCGGCTGAAGGTTTGGGGATGTCGGCGATTGTTTTTGCTGGTGCGTCACAATTGGTCGCCATGGGCATGATCAAGTCGGGTGCAGGCTTACTGGCAATTCTGGTATCGACTTTTTTTGTTACTGCTCAACACTTCCTTTACGGCTTGCGCTTGCGGGAATGTATTGCGCCGCTACCTTTGAGGTGGCGTATTTTGCTGGCATTTCTGCTGACTGACGAACTGTTTGCTCTGACGGGAGATCACAGCCCAGCGCGTTTCAACCGCTGGTATGCGTTAGGCGCTGGGCTGGCATTTTATCTGTGCTGGTTCCTGGCTACCTTGCTTGGCATATTGGCTGCCAGCAGCGTCAGCGATCTCGATAGTTATGGGCTCGATTTTTCCATTGCAGCCACCTTTATTGCGATCGTAGTGCCTCTGGTTCGTAATCTGCCCGTTCTGGCCTGCGTGTTGACTGCACTGGTACTGTCTATTGGCCTACATCATTATCAGGTACCTGGCGCGTTGATTGTCACTACAATGGTGGCGATGCTGGTTGGATTGCTCTGCAGTAGGAGAAAAGAATGA
- the bcsQ gene encoding cellulose biosynthesis protein BcsQ translates to MPLVCVCSPKGGVGKTTVTANLAYALARSGSKVLVVDFDPQNALRLHFGVPISDNRGFVAQSETLSDWSQFILKVGPNLFVLPYGEVTEEERLRFDDNLLNEPMFIQRGLSAVLKIPGMVVIADMPPGRNAAIQAMQVAADMRIMVLLADAASLSLLPGIEQHKYMSQSGDNGVGEYYIVNQSDMRRTLSRDVTHFLEQRLQNRLLGTIHRDECVPEANASQRAIMDISPVSAAAFDLDHISKKVAVILGLSVGDGSYHHTTSIYSS, encoded by the coding sequence ATGCCGTTAGTCTGTGTCTGTTCTCCGAAAGGTGGTGTAGGGAAAACCACGGTTACTGCTAATCTGGCTTATGCATTAGCCCGCAGTGGTAGTAAAGTGTTAGTTGTTGACTTTGACCCGCAGAATGCGCTTCGCCTCCATTTTGGTGTCCCTATCTCCGATAACCGGGGTTTTGTTGCCCAGTCAGAAACATTATCTGACTGGAGTCAGTTTATCCTGAAGGTTGGGCCCAACCTGTTTGTCTTGCCTTACGGTGAAGTCACCGAAGAAGAGAGACTGCGGTTTGATGATAATTTATTAAACGAACCGATGTTTATTCAACGGGGCCTGAGTGCAGTGTTGAAAATCCCGGGAATGGTGGTTATTGCTGATATGCCTCCGGGGCGTAATGCCGCTATACAAGCTATGCAAGTTGCCGCTGATATGCGCATTATGGTTTTGTTGGCTGATGCAGCATCTCTTAGTCTATTACCCGGTATAGAACAGCATAAATATATGAGTCAGTCTGGCGATAATGGCGTTGGTGAATATTACATCGTTAATCAGAGTGATATGAGGCGAACCTTGAGCAGGGACGTGACGCATTTCCTGGAGCAACGTCTGCAAAACAGGTTGTTGGGCACTATCCATCGTGATGAATGTGTCCCTGAAGCTAATGCATCACAGCGGGCAATAATGGACATCAGTCCCGTTTCGGCCGCAGCATTTGATCTCGATCATATTAGTAAAAAGGTAGCAGTTATTTTAGGGCTTAGTGTGGGAGATGGGTCATATCATCATACTACGTCTATTTACAGCTCTTAG
- a CDS encoding cellulose biosynthesis protein BcsO, whose protein sequence is MSKYDDVQRFKDKINMKDIDYKEFPKEDATALIKRWAIVEQVAGNGGTVSSILQPTLTNATEFSSGLQPQSQPVTNVKENKAVPGHVERTVPITAKVNHPPRQETPPVSSVQSHHFNSSYAGQAAVPQSDVKRFKNMFSKKTSPAGDREADRNTLLKPLLESIASCR, encoded by the coding sequence ATGAGCAAATATGATGATGTGCAGCGGTTTAAAGATAAAATCAATATGAAAGATATTGATTATAAAGAGTTTCCAAAGGAGGATGCTACAGCGCTAATCAAACGTTGGGCTATTGTTGAACAAGTTGCAGGAAATGGTGGAACCGTTTCTTCCATCTTGCAACCCACCCTCACAAATGCGACAGAGTTTTCTTCGGGTTTGCAGCCACAATCTCAGCCAGTTACCAACGTAAAAGAAAATAAAGCGGTTCCTGGTCATGTTGAACGTACCGTCCCGATTACTGCTAAAGTTAATCATCCTCCCCGACAGGAAACACCGCCAGTTTCTTCTGTTCAGAGCCATCATTTTAATTCCTCTTATGCCGGACAGGCCGCTGTTCCGCAGTCTGACGTTAAACGTTTTAAAAATATGTTTAGTAAGAAAACATCACCTGCCGGTGATAGAGAAGCCGATCGTAATACATTACTTAAACCATTATTAGAGTCTATTGCCTCATGCCGTTAG
- a CDS encoding FMN-binding negative transcriptional regulator: MYQPISFRENDLNAQLALVRANPLGMLISYGQHGLLADPVPFLIDTDEHGLVTLRAHVARANPHWQVLQTVQECLVVFQGSEGYISPSWYATKRLNGKAVPTWNYAVVQMWGMPKIIQELSWLRCQLSGLTALQESKQPDPWCIDDAPASYMAAQMKGIVGIEIVVTRCEGKWKMSQNRNTEDVDGVIAGLRQGDSEQQKLADEVEQRRG; encoded by the coding sequence ATGTATCAACCTATCTCATTTCGTGAAAACGATCTGAATGCTCAATTGGCATTGGTACGGGCCAATCCATTGGGGATGCTCATCAGCTATGGGCAGCATGGCCTACTCGCCGATCCTGTTCCTTTTCTGATTGATACCGACGAGCACGGTTTGGTCACACTTAGAGCCCATGTAGCGCGAGCGAATCCACATTGGCAAGTGCTGCAAACGGTTCAGGAGTGTCTGGTCGTGTTTCAAGGCAGCGAAGGTTATATCTCGCCCAGTTGGTATGCAACCAAGCGCTTAAATGGTAAGGCGGTACCTACATGGAATTATGCTGTGGTGCAGATGTGGGGGATGCCGAAGATAATACAAGAGCTATCTTGGCTGCGATGCCAGTTGTCTGGGCTGACCGCTTTGCAGGAAAGCAAACAGCCAGATCCATGGTGTATTGATGATGCCCCAGCAAGCTATATGGCTGCCCAGATGAAAGGAATTGTCGGGATTGAAATTGTGGTGACTCGGTGTGAGGGAAAATGGAAAATGAGCCAGAACCGCAATACCGAAGATGTAGATGGTGTGATTGCCGGGCTGCGGCAAGGGGATAGCGAGCAACAAAAGTTAGCTGATGAAGTTGAACAGCGTCGGGGATAA
- a CDS encoding MerR family transcriptional regulator produces the protein MSLYTIGEVAELCTISPATLRAWQRRYGLLKPQRSEGGHRQFNEQDVARINTILHWIERGVPVSQIKPLLDDTPSVEHDVNWATLQQQLLALLHIPAPAKLRSRLFEKGREYPPQIFINHILRPLRMQLSGPHEMLLALRTLLDGIIIEYATFCMNSARKKTGKTALLMGWGKTEPIELWMAAIVTAKAGLHLDILPQPLEHPPLNLFKADRYFIATEGPLNTYRRKQLAAWRLAGMDITLIGSTALLVENGGHIDGNV, from the coding sequence ATGTCGTTATACACTATTGGTGAAGTTGCAGAGCTTTGTACAATTAGTCCCGCCACATTACGCGCATGGCAACGCCGTTATGGCTTGCTGAAACCACAACGCAGTGAGGGCGGACACCGCCAGTTCAATGAACAGGATGTCGCCCGTATTAATACCATTCTTCATTGGATAGAGCGCGGTGTACCCGTTAGCCAGATCAAACCCTTGCTGGATGATACTCCGTCAGTTGAGCACGACGTCAACTGGGCAACACTGCAACAGCAGTTGCTGGCTCTGCTACACATCCCAGCGCCGGCTAAATTACGCAGTCGTCTGTTTGAAAAAGGCCGTGAATATCCGCCACAGATATTTATCAACCATATTTTGCGTCCGTTACGTATGCAGCTATCGGGTCCGCATGAAATGCTTTTGGCGCTGCGCACTCTGCTGGACGGCATCATCATCGAATACGCCACATTTTGCATGAACAGCGCACGTAAAAAAACCGGAAAGACCGCGCTACTCATGGGGTGGGGGAAAACCGAGCCCATTGAACTTTGGATGGCTGCCATCGTAACGGCAAAAGCAGGACTGCACCTCGATATTCTGCCACAACCGCTTGAGCATCCACCGCTGAACCTGTTCAAGGCCGATCGTTACTTTATTGCTACCGAAGGACCGCTTAATACTTACCGACGCAAACAACTGGCAGCATGGCGTCTGGCTGGCATGGATATCACCCTGATTGGCAGTACTGCTTTATTGGTAGAAAATGGGGGGCACATTGATGGAAACGTCTGA
- the ybiB gene encoding DNA-binding protein YbiB → MDYSKIIKEIGRGKQHARNLDQQTAFQLYQAMLANEVPALELGGILIALRIKGEAESEMLGFYQAMQQQVMRLQKPQGRAMPVVLPSYNGARKQANLTPLLALLLARVGLPVVVHGIVNDITRVTSAEIFRELGIPWSEDPCHAQQRLEDGQPVFIPVSVLSSALEAQLDLRWKMGVRNSAHTLAKLATPFGDSDVLRIASVSHPEYVGRVASFFCQIGARGLLMHGTEGEAYANPVRCPQIHAIAEGQQRILLERQQLDVTLELPTAKDAETTARWIERCLAGDVAIPDSIARQVACCLVVSGQVETLALALERLR, encoded by the coding sequence ATGGATTACAGCAAAATTATTAAAGAAATAGGTCGTGGTAAGCAACACGCTCGCAATCTGGATCAGCAAACGGCTTTCCAGCTTTATCAGGCGATGTTGGCCAATGAGGTTCCTGCATTGGAACTGGGGGGCATTTTGATTGCTCTACGTATCAAAGGAGAAGCCGAGAGCGAAATGCTGGGTTTTTACCAGGCAATGCAGCAGCAGGTGATGCGTCTGCAAAAGCCGCAGGGCCGAGCGATGCCGGTAGTGTTGCCGAGTTACAACGGCGCGCGCAAACAGGCTAATCTGACGCCTTTACTGGCGCTGTTGCTGGCTCGGGTGGGGTTACCTGTGGTAGTTCATGGCATAGTAAACGACATTACCCGGGTGACCAGTGCAGAAATTTTCCGCGAGCTCGGTATTCCCTGGTCGGAGGATCCTTGTCATGCTCAGCAGCGGTTAGAGGATGGGCAGCCGGTATTTATCCCCGTGTCTGTACTTTCATCTGCTTTGGAAGCTCAACTCGATCTGCGCTGGAAAATGGGGGTACGTAACAGCGCTCATACCCTTGCCAAGCTGGCTACGCCGTTTGGTGATAGTGATGTATTACGCATCGCCAGCGTTTCCCACCCAGAATATGTGGGGCGCGTTGCTTCGTTTTTTTGCCAGATTGGGGCCCGCGGTTTATTGATGCATGGTACCGAAGGGGAGGCGTATGCTAACCCTGTGCGTTGTCCACAGATCCACGCTATTGCTGAGGGGCAACAACGGATCCTACTGGAACGGCAACAGTTGGACGTTACGCTTGAGTTACCCACGGCTAAAGACGCTGAAACCACCGCACGTTGGATAGAGCGTTGCCTAGCGGGAGACGTGGCGATCCCTGATTCTATTGCGCGACAAGTCGCCTGCTGCTTAGTGGTTAGTGGCCAAGTGGAGACTTTGGCGCTGGCGTTGGAAAGGCTACGTTAA